A genomic region of Stenotrophomonas sp. NA06056 contains the following coding sequences:
- a CDS encoding NAD(P) transhydrogenase subunit alpha, which yields MSDGFVALYIFMLAAIAGHVIISRVPVILHTPLMSGSNFIHGIVLIGAMVVLGHAQTPLEKILGFLAVVLGAGNAAGGYVVTARMLEMFKPSVRKGSKDEPKEPQA from the coding sequence GTGAGTGACGGGTTCGTGGCGCTGTACATCTTCATGTTGGCCGCCATTGCCGGCCACGTGATCATTTCCCGGGTCCCGGTGATCCTGCATACCCCGTTGATGTCGGGCTCCAACTTCATCCACGGCATCGTGCTGATCGGCGCGATGGTGGTGCTGGGGCACGCGCAGACACCGCTGGAGAAGATCCTGGGGTTCCTTGCCGTGGTGCTCGGCGCCGGCAATGCAGCCGGCGGCTATGTGGTGACCGCGCGCATGCTGGAAATGTTCAAGCCGAGCGTACGCAAGGGCAGCAAGGACGAACCGAAGGAGCCACAGGCTTGA
- a CDS encoding NAD(P)(+) transhydrogenase (Re/Si-specific) subunit beta: MNISTVELLDWLVKASYLVAATLFLLGLQRMASPMTASSGIRWAGLGMLLATVATFFLPELHNVPLILVALLLGAGLAWWSAGKVAVTDMPQMVALYNGMGGGSAAAIGAVELLRYAFLANRDTSHWSAQALADLAARQPSSTVLVLAVVGAAIGAVSLSGSVIAWAKLDGRLDKRVTWPGQQVMNLLVALAVVVLGIIAASTLSTWAIVAFFVLALALGVLMTLPIGGADMPVVISLYNAFTGLAVSFEGYVLGNEALIIAGMMVGAAGILLTRLMAKAMNRPIRNVLFSNFGGGAGGEAQAISGSQKPIEAADVAAMMGFAERVVIVPGYGMAVAQAQHKIWELAQRLITRGVKVKFAIHPVAGRMPGHMNVLLAEAGVPYDLIADMDDINPEFATTDVVLVIGANDVVNPVARTDPASPIYGMPVLDVVNARNVVVIKRGKGTGFAGIENALFYADNTRMLYGDGAEAAASLVSELKALDGGH, encoded by the coding sequence TTGAACATCAGCACCGTCGAACTGCTCGATTGGCTGGTCAAGGCCAGCTACCTGGTTGCCGCCACCCTGTTCCTGCTCGGCCTGCAGCGCATGGCCTCGCCGATGACCGCCAGCAGCGGTATCCGCTGGGCGGGGCTGGGCATGCTGCTGGCCACGGTGGCAACCTTCTTCCTGCCCGAACTGCACAACGTCCCGCTGATCCTGGTGGCCCTGCTGCTGGGGGCCGGCCTGGCCTGGTGGTCGGCGGGCAAGGTCGCGGTCACCGACATGCCGCAGATGGTCGCGCTGTACAACGGCATGGGCGGCGGCTCGGCGGCGGCCATCGGTGCGGTGGAACTGCTGCGCTATGCCTTCCTGGCCAATCGCGATACCTCGCACTGGAGTGCGCAGGCGCTGGCCGACCTTGCCGCACGCCAGCCGTCCAGCACGGTGCTGGTACTGGCCGTGGTCGGCGCGGCGATCGGTGCGGTGTCGCTGTCGGGCTCGGTGATCGCCTGGGCCAAGCTCGACGGCCGCCTCGACAAGCGCGTCACGTGGCCGGGCCAGCAGGTGATGAACCTGCTGGTGGCGCTGGCCGTGGTGGTGCTGGGCATCATCGCTGCCAGCACGCTCAGCACGTGGGCAATCGTCGCCTTCTTCGTGCTGGCGCTTGCGCTGGGCGTGTTGATGACGCTGCCGATCGGTGGCGCCGACATGCCGGTGGTGATCTCGCTGTACAACGCGTTTACCGGCCTGGCCGTGTCGTTCGAAGGCTACGTGCTGGGCAACGAAGCGCTGATCATCGCCGGCATGATGGTCGGCGCAGCGGGCATCCTGCTGACCCGGTTGATGGCCAAGGCGATGAACCGGCCGATCCGCAACGTGCTGTTCTCCAATTTCGGCGGTGGTGCCGGTGGTGAGGCGCAGGCGATTTCCGGTTCGCAGAAGCCCATTGAAGCTGCCGACGTGGCCGCGATGATGGGGTTTGCCGAGCGTGTGGTGATCGTGCCCGGCTATGGCATGGCTGTGGCCCAGGCCCAGCACAAGATCTGGGAGCTGGCGCAGCGGCTGATCACGCGCGGGGTGAAGGTCAAATTCGCCATCCACCCGGTGGCCGGACGCATGCCGGGGCACATGAACGTGCTGTTGGCCGAAGCGGGTGTGCCGTACGACCTGATCGCGGACATGGACGATATCAATCCCGAATTCGCCACCACCGACGTGGTGTTGGTGATCGGCGCCAACGACGTGGTCAATCCGGTGGCGCGTACCGATCCGGCCAGCCCGATCTACGGCATGCCGGTACTGGACGTGGTCAACGCGCGCAACGTGGTGGTGATCAAGCGCGGCAAGGGCACTGGCTTTGCCGGTATCGAGAATGCGCTGTTCTACGCCGACAACACGCGCATGCTGTACGGCGATGGTGCAGAGGCCGCGGCGTCGCTGGTCAGCGAACTGAAGGCGCTCGACGGCGGGCATTGA
- a CDS encoding DUF3106 domain-containing protein, with product MLRYPSLPLLIALTLLPAASALAQTTASAPAARPVPAAVPLPNWEQLSPAQREALLAPLRDRWNGADPAQRQRMLSHGQRWQSMSPEERDKARRGLRRFEHMSPEQRDQARALFGQMRDLSPAQRDAMRERWSQMTADERKEWVRDNPPPAKPR from the coding sequence ATGTTGCGATACCCCTCCCTGCCCCTGCTGATTGCCCTGACCCTGTTGCCGGCTGCATCGGCCCTGGCGCAGACCACCGCATCGGCGCCCGCCGCGAGGCCGGTCCCAGCTGCCGTGCCGCTGCCGAACTGGGAACAGCTGAGCCCGGCCCAGCGCGAAGCACTCTTGGCTCCGCTGCGTGACCGCTGGAACGGCGCCGATCCCGCGCAGCGCCAGCGCATGCTGTCGCACGGCCAGCGCTGGCAGTCGATGAGTCCGGAAGAACGCGACAAGGCCCGCCGCGGCCTGCGCCGCTTCGAACACATGAGCCCGGAGCAGCGCGATCAGGCTCGGGCGCTGTTCGGCCAGATGCGCGACCTCAGCCCGGCCCAGCGCGATGCCATGCGCGAGCGCTGGTCGCAGATGACCGCGGACGAAAGAAAGGAATGGGTGCGGGACAACCCGCCGCCGGCGAAACCGCGGTAA
- a CDS encoding RNA polymerase sigma factor: protein MVTPAEESYPVLVSSPVPSTTDADAVPASLEVFLASVGPRAFRFAEAGLRQRDDALDAVQDALLRMLDYADKPAAEWAPLFWSILRRRVIDVQRRGRFRLPFWRDNQDADGGEIDWADPGPDPSQAHEQRQQYQQLVQALRNLPARQREAFTLRVLQDLDGATTAHAMGCSEGAVKTHLARARQALQNQLEMYL from the coding sequence ATGGTGACCCCTGCCGAGGAATCGTACCCTGTGCTGGTGAGCAGCCCTGTCCCTTCAACCACCGATGCCGACGCCGTTCCGGCCTCGCTGGAGGTGTTCCTCGCCAGCGTCGGGCCACGCGCCTTCCGCTTCGCCGAGGCTGGCCTGCGCCAGCGTGATGACGCGCTGGATGCGGTACAGGACGCCCTGCTGCGCATGTTGGACTATGCCGACAAGCCCGCTGCCGAGTGGGCGCCGTTGTTCTGGAGCATCCTGCGCCGGCGGGTGATCGACGTGCAGCGTCGCGGCCGCTTCCGGCTGCCGTTCTGGCGCGACAACCAGGATGCGGATGGCGGCGAGATCGACTGGGCCGACCCCGGCCCGGACCCTTCGCAGGCCCACGAGCAGCGCCAGCAGTACCAGCAGCTGGTGCAGGCACTGCGCAACCTGCCCGCCCGACAGCGCGAAGCCTTCACCCTGCGCGTGCTGCAGGACCTGGACGGCGCCACCACCGCCCACGCCATGGGCTGCAGCGAGGGCGCGGTGAAGACCCATCTGGCGCGCGCCCGACAGGCGCTGCAGAATCAACTGGAGATGTACCTGTGA